One Deefgea tanakiae genomic region harbors:
- a CDS encoding tyrosine-type recombinase/integrase, with amino-acid sequence MRQGEIVGLRWADLNEADRTILIRDRKDPQEKLGNHQTVPLLGESFAIIQAQARADERIFPYHGDSVRARFERLCVLAGISDLTFHDLRHEGSSGLFEGLPDSRSGLGIGA; translated from the coding sequence ATGCGCCAAGGCGAAATCGTCGGCCTGCGCTGGGCGGATCTCAACGAAGCCGACCGCACCATCCTGATCCGCGATCGCAAAGACCCACAAGAAAAGCTGGGCAATCATCAAACAGTACCCTTATTGGGTGAGTCATTTGCAATTATTCAGGCACAAGCACGAGCTGACGAACGGATATTCCCTTATCATGGCGATAGTGTAAGGGCGCGCTTTGAGCGGCTGTGTGTGCTGGCGGGGATTAGCGATCTCACTTTTCACGATCTGCGCCATGAAGGGAGTAGCGGCTTGTTTGAAGGGCTACCAGATTCAAGAAGTGGCCTTGGTATCGGGGCATAA
- a CDS encoding antibiotic biosynthesis monooxygenase family protein, producing the protein MLEQMDGFISIERLESLIQAGKLLSLSFWRDEQAVINWRNLEQHRLAQKQGISRIFSDYRLRVEVCW; encoded by the coding sequence TTGCTAGAGCAGATGGATGGCTTTATCTCGATTGAACGGTTAGAGAGCCTTATTCAAGCAGGGAAATTATTATCGTTATCCTTTTGGCGAGACGAGCAGGCCGTCATCAATTGGCGCAATCTTGAACAGCACCGACTGGCACAAAAGCAAGGTATCAGCCGTATCTTTTCCGATTACAGGCTGAGAGTTGAGGTGTGCTGGTAA
- a CDS encoding ATP-dependent nuclease, which produces MEIIKSVEIRKFRSLKSLTHKLDFTDLNIFVGKNDQGKSNVLRALNLFFNGETDRSIRFRFSDDYCYHSNTGKGTKHEIRIDLIIEPPRNRFKHAKPLRWTKHWRPDGSVFEERRYIGSEQELAQRDNVSKWLDKIRYRYIPAIKGQSYFSALMGELHDVLNEAHSSVLSSQGEDFISGIRKVTEDITKDLNEQIGISNTIQVPSDFKQLFSNLDFGVRVNEHTYHLKQRGDGIKIRHIPVILKYMSEQERNISRAGYVKPDTIWGFEEPENNLELRYAFELAKKFKDYSSDIQIFVTTHSPAFYALDQHENDGVNMYYVHQNDDKCTLVSKVSHDKTDELHEIMGLLPLITPYLTKIYGQQKEIEALEVKVGALQDNTSVVVLTEDSDFEALSIYFKGHGCNLDRTEFISYNGVGEIKSAIAIGKYIKSKKPNVDIIIHRDRDYLTDEEIEKLRIKIVACGLHFYVPKGVDVEGEFICPKHINYLYPRVDIDKASLFIEEATDEAEDDSLGRLIDHHFKLINAKSDGAYGKMKEIEGRYLNDKVRYRYGKKVIGLLKSKVQVEVRSNPNFYIYSDFIKNTSLASIFNK; this is translated from the coding sequence ATGGAAATAATTAAGTCAGTTGAAATAAGAAAATTTAGATCATTAAAATCATTGACGCACAAGCTTGATTTTACAGACTTGAATATTTTTGTAGGTAAAAATGACCAAGGTAAGTCAAATGTTTTGCGTGCATTAAATCTATTTTTTAATGGCGAGACGGATCGAAGTATTCGATTTAGATTTTCTGATGATTATTGCTATCATTCCAATACTGGAAAGGGTACTAAACATGAAATACGCATAGATTTAATCATAGAGCCGCCACGAAATAGATTTAAACATGCTAAACCATTAAGATGGACTAAACATTGGAGGCCAGATGGTTCTGTTTTTGAAGAGCGCCGATATATTGGTAGTGAACAAGAGCTTGCTCAACGAGATAATGTATCAAAATGGCTTGATAAAATTAGATATAGATATATTCCAGCAATTAAAGGTCAAAGTTACTTTTCTGCGTTGATGGGTGAACTGCATGATGTACTTAATGAAGCGCATTCAAGTGTATTGAGTTCTCAGGGTGAGGATTTTATAAGTGGTATAAGAAAAGTAACTGAAGATATTACGAAAGATTTAAATGAACAGATTGGTATATCAAATACTATTCAGGTTCCATCTGATTTTAAACAATTATTTTCTAATTTAGATTTTGGTGTTCGAGTTAATGAGCACACTTATCATTTAAAGCAGCGTGGTGATGGAATAAAAATTAGGCATATCCCAGTAATATTGAAGTATATGTCTGAACAGGAACGAAATATCTCAAGAGCTGGTTATGTTAAGCCTGATACGATTTGGGGATTTGAAGAACCTGAGAATAATCTTGAATTACGTTATGCATTTGAATTAGCCAAGAAATTCAAAGACTACTCCAGTGATATTCAAATTTTTGTTACAACGCATTCCCCTGCGTTTTATGCTCTTGATCAGCATGAGAATGATGGAGTGAACATGTATTATGTTCATCAAAATGATGATAAGTGCACTCTTGTTTCAAAAGTATCACACGATAAAACAGATGAACTTCATGAAATTATGGGCTTATTACCATTAATTACTCCATATTTAACAAAAATTTACGGTCAGCAAAAAGAAATTGAAGCTTTAGAAGTTAAGGTAGGTGCATTGCAAGATAATACGTCTGTTGTTGTGTTGACTGAGGATTCAGATTTCGAAGCTCTGAGTATTTATTTTAAAGGGCACGGTTGCAATTTAGATCGAACTGAGTTTATTTCTTACAATGGAGTTGGCGAAATAAAATCTGCAATTGCTATTGGAAAATATATAAAGTCTAAAAAACCAAACGTAGATATTATTATACATCGTGATCGTGATTATCTTACGGATGAAGAAATTGAAAAGCTGCGTATTAAAATTGTGGCATGTGGGTTGCACTTTTATGTACCTAAAGGTGTTGATGTCGAGGGTGAGTTTATTTGTCCAAAACACATAAATTATTTATACCCTAGAGTTGATATCGATAAAGCTTCTTTATTTATTGAAGAAGCTACGGATGAGGCAGAAGATGATTCACTGGGGAGATTGATAGATCATCATTTTAAGTTAATTAATGCTAAAAGTGATGGTGCGTATGGAAAAATGAAGGAAATTGAAGGTAGGTATCTAAATGATAAAGTTCGATATCGTTATGGAAAAAAAGTAATTGGGCTATTAAAGAGTAAGGTGCAAGTTGAAGTCAGGAGTAATCCTAATTTTTATATTTACTCTGATTTTATAAAAAATACTTCGTTGGCTTCTATTTTTAATAAATAA
- a CDS encoding acetylxylan esterase — translation MPCFEHDYSFDPRYGYSLATLLQQNPADECADFSAFWQTKYQAARQLQVALKRSPSEITHAEYCVENIQYVSSHGVLIGGWLLTPKSGPIQRGLIVGHGYGGRDAPDFNLPIENAAILFICFRGLARSRSAGISDNPNFHVLHDIDVPEQYILGGCVEDLWCAATAMLAEFPALDGHLAYMGESFGGGIGAMALAWDPRFQAAALNVPTFGDQASRLGWATVGSGAAVQSYEQQRGHVMATLQYYDAAIAARHIQIPMHLALALFDPAVAPPGQFAIFNVLAGPKTLFVLSAGHFEYPEQSQQNAQLDAELRLFFRDL, via the coding sequence ATGCCTTGTTTTGAACATGATTATTCATTTGACCCACGTTATGGCTACAGTCTGGCAACGCTATTGCAACAAAATCCGGCCGATGAATGCGCCGACTTTAGCGCATTTTGGCAAACAAAATATCAAGCAGCCCGCCAATTGCAGGTGGCTTTAAAACGAAGCCCTTCTGAGATCACGCACGCTGAATATTGCGTCGAAAACATTCAGTATGTTTCCAGTCATGGAGTGCTCATTGGTGGCTGGTTGCTGACTCCAAAATCGGGGCCGATTCAGCGAGGTTTGATTGTGGGCCATGGCTACGGCGGCCGAGATGCGCCTGATTTTAATCTGCCAATCGAAAACGCCGCGATATTGTTTATTTGTTTTCGCGGTTTGGCGCGCAGTCGCAGCGCTGGCATTTCGGATAATCCCAATTTTCATGTACTGCATGATATCGACGTGCCTGAGCAATACATCTTGGGTGGCTGTGTCGAAGATTTATGGTGCGCAGCGACTGCGATGCTGGCGGAGTTTCCCGCATTAGATGGCCATTTGGCCTATATGGGCGAGAGCTTTGGCGGCGGGATCGGCGCGATGGCACTGGCTTGGGATCCTCGATTTCAGGCGGCTGCATTAAATGTGCCCACTTTTGGCGATCAGGCCAGTCGATTAGGCTGGGCAACGGTCGGAAGCGGTGCGGCGGTACAGTCTTATGAGCAGCAACGTGGTCATGTAATGGCAACACTGCAGTATTACGATGCAGCCATCGCTGCGCGGCACATTCAAATCCCCATGCATTTGGCCTTGGCCTTGTTTGATCCGGCCGTTGCCCCGCCAGGGCAATTTGCGATTTTTAATGTTTTAGCAGGGCCCAAAACTTTATTTGTATTGTCGGCTGGGCATTTTGAATATCCTGAGCAAAGCCAGCAGAATGCTCAATTAGACGCTGAATTACGACTATTTTTTAGGGATTTATGA
- a CDS encoding pyocin activator PrtN family protein, giving the protein MSADGSKKHRRQQACYQKPLIPLETVGADYLGLGKVNEQAARNPFPAIRLTDSAKAPRFVRIEDLAKGSTNKPSRHSWQRSLV; this is encoded by the coding sequence ATGTCGGCAGATGGGTCAAAAAAGCATCGGCGACAACAGGCCTGCTACCAAAAACCACTGATCCCACTGGAAACCGTTGGCGCGGATTACCTTGGCCTCGGCAAAGTCAACGAGCAAGCCGCCCGCAACCCCTTCCCCGCCATCCGCCTCACCGACAGCGCCAAAGCCCCACGCTTCGTACGCATCGAAGACCTCGCCAAAGGATCGACCAACAAGCCGAGCAGGCACAGCTGGCAACGGAGCCTAGTTTGA
- the sph gene encoding sphingomyelin phosphodiesterase, with translation MKIISALLAVLMSSPLWAAYPDDLKVSNWNVMLLPSTAFPNYAQNQRAKLIASADWLKSQDVVAFQELFDNEASELLLTQLKTQFPYQTSVLGRSQLGWDATQGTWRSGLPEDGGVAVVSKWPIIEKTQYLYNIAGCGDDFPALKGFVYVKINRNGEFYHLISTHMQSESSWGCNSNGGHAAIRQAQLKEIRQWIDQKNIPSNEIVVITGDFNINKLNQAEYQAMLATLQASEPKYVGLPYTFDTKNNGLALERYGARTKDPVEYLDYILVARTHRQPSVWQNLTIDPPSPQWRVTDSTQSRSYAYTDYSDHYPVMGFARADAATPTQAFVAQDGSHRAVAFQNAANGRWIQSASSNDGWLLANASQNLTSKTRFNLSNNFSMRDNGCIRSGDYIRVERSDAPDWFWTWSGALTGNQYSYYTRQGALQASGDLRLINVSNPTGCLKDGDTVAFKDWARAADYYITAWNGGSYNDRLFLWTNSIGPREEFKVQMPKQLPAMSWREQLIY, from the coding sequence GTGAAAATAATATCCGCACTATTGGCTGTATTGATGAGCTCGCCACTCTGGGCGGCTTATCCAGATGATCTGAAGGTGAGTAATTGGAATGTGATGCTGCTGCCAAGCACCGCATTTCCAAATTATGCTCAAAACCAACGCGCAAAATTAATTGCCTCGGCCGATTGGCTCAAATCCCAAGATGTGGTCGCATTTCAGGAGTTGTTCGATAACGAAGCATCTGAACTGCTCCTTACGCAGTTAAAAACTCAATTTCCTTATCAAACATCGGTACTTGGCCGTAGTCAGTTAGGCTGGGATGCAACACAAGGCACATGGCGTAGCGGATTACCCGAGGATGGTGGCGTCGCCGTTGTGAGTAAATGGCCCATCATCGAAAAGACGCAGTATCTTTACAATATCGCCGGATGTGGTGATGATTTTCCTGCTCTCAAAGGCTTTGTCTACGTCAAGATCAACCGCAATGGCGAGTTTTATCATCTGATTAGCACGCACATGCAATCAGAGTCATCGTGGGGTTGCAATTCAAATGGCGGGCACGCAGCCATCCGGCAAGCCCAGCTCAAAGAAATCCGTCAGTGGATCGATCAAAAAAATATTCCTAGCAATGAAATCGTGGTGATTACCGGCGATTTTAATATCAATAAGCTCAACCAAGCTGAGTACCAAGCCATGCTGGCGACATTGCAAGCCAGTGAGCCAAAGTATGTCGGTTTGCCCTATACATTTGATACCAAAAATAATGGTTTAGCGCTTGAGCGTTATGGTGCGCGAACTAAAGATCCGGTTGAATATCTTGATTATATTTTGGTGGCGCGAACGCACCGGCAACCATCGGTTTGGCAAAATCTAACCATCGATCCTCCTTCGCCACAGTGGCGCGTCACCGATAGTACCCAGTCACGTAGTTACGCCTATACTGATTATTCTGATCATTACCCCGTGATGGGATTTGCCCGCGCAGATGCGGCCACGCCGACGCAGGCTTTTGTTGCGCAAGACGGCAGCCATCGGGCGGTGGCATTTCAAAACGCAGCGAATGGGCGTTGGATTCAGTCAGCGAGCAGTAACGATGGTTGGTTGCTGGCCAATGCCAGTCAGAATTTAACGAGTAAAACGCGTTTTAATCTGTCGAATAATTTCTCAATGCGCGACAACGGCTGCATTCGCTCTGGAGACTATATCCGAGTCGAGCGTAGCGATGCCCCTGATTGGTTTTGGACTTGGTCGGGTGCACTCACTGGCAACCAGTACTCCTACTACACTCGCCAAGGCGCACTACAAGCCAGTGGCGATTTACGCCTAATCAATGTGAGCAATCCAACGGGATGTTTGAAAGATGGCGATACCGTTGCATTCAAAGATTGGGCTCGCGCTGCTGATTATTACATCACGGCGTGGAATGGCGGCAGCTACAATGATCGCCTCTTTTTATGGACCAATAGCATTGGGCCACGAGAAGAGTTTAAGGTGCAAATGCCAAAGCAATTGCCTGCAATGAGCTGGCGTGAGCAGTTGATTTACTAA
- a CDS encoding glycosyl hydrolase family 18 protein: MSHFNRFAIAAIPAVLMAASSLSYAADAWKEGVTYNAGSVVTYAGSDYRALVTHVSYVGANWNPASTTTLWTRIGAASTTLAPTAKPTLAPTIKPTSTPVIVPSTTPTVKPTLVPTSSPTVKPTPAPTTFPTAKPSATATTGPTVKPTSSPIGVCSEVTQWETTKSYSTGALVVYNGNKYSAKWWTQGNTPSQTDSASPWKYEGACPAPTATPVGMMPEPTPKPAATLAPGEEVTPPQQPQVGAYFTQWGVYERDYEVADIVSSGAAANLTFINYAFGNIYQKNGGYECAMVNKLETAAKNPNSPEAGTGGDSYSDYGRKTNRRVDPTDQVNWDDNLSGNFREFKAYKKKFPDTKLFISLGGWTWSKWFSAASKTDALRKQMVKSCIDIYIKGDLPLAESRGGPGAAANIFDGIDIDWEFPGVQGIGYNMIAPEDKQNFTLLLAEFRKQLDELAVQNRKKYYLTVAIGAGRDKIEMTSPRDYSRYLDWINVMTYDYNGGWSAEGPTDFQSHLYADPNSPQYKCPGKPTDKCYGDRSLVSYYNTDDAINLLINSGVNPKKLVLGIPYYGRGWTGVSNFSNGLYQKATRAADGIYEPGNEDFKILKDRPGNVFIHPITKASYKFDGSTFWSYDTPEAIQIKIDYAKAKGLNGGVFGWALDGDDKSATLSKAMGNARK; encoded by the coding sequence ATGTCGCACTTCAACCGTTTTGCTATTGCAGCCATTCCAGCTGTCTTAATGGCTGCATCCAGTTTGTCTTATGCCGCTGATGCGTGGAAGGAAGGTGTCACCTATAACGCAGGCTCAGTCGTTACTTATGCTGGAAGTGATTACCGAGCTTTAGTGACTCATGTGTCGTACGTTGGGGCGAATTGGAATCCAGCTTCAACAACAACGCTGTGGACCCGCATCGGTGCAGCCTCAACAACGTTAGCGCCTACTGCAAAACCGACTCTGGCTCCAACGATAAAACCAACGTCGACGCCTGTCATTGTGCCAAGCACGACTCCGACTGTAAAACCAACATTAGTCCCAACGTCGTCACCAACTGTTAAACCTACACCAGCGCCAACCACTTTTCCGACAGCTAAGCCAAGCGCCACTGCGACAACTGGGCCTACAGTAAAACCGACTTCTTCGCCAATCGGTGTCTGCAGTGAGGTAACGCAGTGGGAAACTACTAAGTCATACTCAACAGGAGCTTTAGTTGTCTACAACGGCAACAAGTACTCTGCCAAGTGGTGGACTCAGGGTAATACCCCGTCTCAAACAGACTCTGCGAGCCCTTGGAAGTATGAAGGTGCTTGCCCTGCTCCAACTGCAACGCCAGTTGGAATGATGCCTGAACCAACACCGAAGCCAGCTGCCACATTGGCGCCAGGTGAAGAAGTGACTCCTCCGCAACAGCCACAAGTAGGGGCCTATTTCACTCAGTGGGGAGTATATGAACGTGATTACGAAGTCGCTGATATTGTGAGTTCGGGCGCAGCGGCGAATCTGACGTTTATTAATTATGCATTTGGCAATATTTATCAGAAAAATGGTGGGTATGAATGCGCAATGGTAAACAAGCTTGAGACTGCGGCAAAAAATCCAAATTCACCTGAAGCAGGTACCGGTGGTGACTCTTATTCAGACTATGGCAGGAAGACTAATCGCAGGGTCGACCCGACTGACCAAGTCAATTGGGATGATAATTTGTCGGGAAATTTCCGCGAATTTAAAGCGTATAAGAAGAAATTCCCGGATACCAAATTGTTTATCTCCTTGGGAGGGTGGACTTGGTCGAAATGGTTCTCTGCCGCATCGAAAACAGATGCACTGCGTAAGCAGATGGTTAAATCGTGTATTGATATTTACATCAAAGGTGATTTGCCATTAGCTGAAAGTCGTGGGGGGCCAGGTGCGGCTGCAAATATTTTCGATGGCATTGATATCGACTGGGAATTCCCGGGTGTTCAAGGCATCGGTTACAACATGATAGCTCCTGAAGACAAGCAAAACTTCACCTTGCTATTGGCGGAGTTCCGCAAGCAACTGGATGAGCTGGCCGTTCAAAATAGGAAAAAATATTATCTGACTGTTGCCATCGGTGCTGGCCGAGACAAAATCGAGATGACTTCACCTCGTGATTACTCTCGTTACCTAGATTGGATCAATGTCATGACCTATGACTATAACGGCGGCTGGAGTGCGGAAGGTCCAACGGACTTCCAATCTCATTTATATGCAGATCCAAATAGTCCTCAATATAAATGCCCAGGTAAGCCAACAGATAAGTGTTACGGCGATCGCAGTTTGGTTTCTTATTACAACACGGATGATGCGATCAATCTATTGATCAACTCTGGTGTCAATCCCAAAAAACTGGTGCTGGGGATTCCTTATTATGGCCGAGGCTGGACGGGTGTAAGTAACTTTAGTAATGGTCTATATCAAAAAGCCACTCGTGCAGCAGATGGGATCTATGAACCAGGCAATGAAGATTTCAAAATCCTAAAAGATCGCCCTGGTAATGTCTTCATTCATCCTATTACTAAAGCATCTTATAAGTTTGATGGCTCGACATTCTGGTCATACGACACACCAGAAGCGATTCAAATCAAGATCGATTACGCCAAAGCCAAAGGCTTGAATGGTGGTGTATTTGGTTGGGCACTTGACGGTGATGATAAATCAGCAACTTTATCAAAAGCGATGGGTAACGCTCGTAAATAA
- a CDS encoding esterase family protein, whose product MFGHAGAKVLAFPTRDGRFYEYENIGFIQSIAHKIEAGYLQIFCVDNLALESFYCFSRPPAERIVRHIQYEEYILNEVLPFMHSINSQPHTHVYGASLGAYHAVNIALRHPHLFQKLTAFSGRYDLTLSVESFQNLLSGYYDENVYFHTPCHFLPNLHCDQQLQHLRAMDITLTIGHHDPFLANNQSLSATLWQKGIKNSLHIWQGRAHHANAWRKMGTLYL is encoded by the coding sequence GTGTTTGGCCATGCAGGGGCCAAAGTCTTGGCGTTTCCGACGCGAGATGGACGATTTTATGAGTATGAAAACATCGGTTTTATTCAATCGATAGCCCATAAAATTGAGGCCGGGTATTTACAGATTTTTTGCGTGGATAATCTGGCGCTAGAGAGCTTTTATTGTTTTTCTCGCCCTCCAGCCGAGCGTATTGTTCGGCACATTCAATATGAAGAATACATCTTGAATGAAGTTTTGCCCTTCATGCACAGCATCAATTCACAGCCTCATACCCATGTTTACGGCGCCAGTTTAGGTGCCTATCATGCCGTCAATATTGCATTACGACACCCCCATTTGTTTCAAAAGCTCACAGCGTTTTCAGGGCGCTACGATTTAACGCTGAGTGTTGAGTCGTTTCAGAACTTACTTAGTGGCTATTATGACGAGAACGTCTATTTCCACACCCCTTGTCACTTCTTACCCAATCTACACTGTGATCAGCAATTGCAGCATTTGCGGGCAATGGACATCACGCTCACCATCGGACATCACGATCCATTTTTAGCTAATAATCAAAGCCTCTCTGCGACCCTGTGGCAAAAAGGCATTAAAAACTCACTGCACATCTGGCAGGGCCGCGCCCATCACGCCAACGCATGGAGAAAAATGGGCACGCTTTATCTGTAG
- a CDS encoding chitinase N-terminal domain-containing protein, with protein sequence MHTKVRFAPLALVALLSASVFAAEWTPSNSYPANSMVTYQGATFKAKWWSQGEIPGASQWGAWEKVIASATPTPSAKPTAAASVTPTPTLVPTLAPTAKPVLTPTSTPKPTSVATSSPKPSAAPTAVPTTKPVSTPTAIPSATPKPTLIPTSLPTTLPTLAPTTPVPVVGAPAKATIQFDLVGNKLTVIWNKWYGESASSWELYENEKLIKTATIAPNGMNPQNISTLIGDKKTGLYRYRVKLINSQGATLTDSMTAIVGDASKITIADWDTDGQALQATVPLGSSSVDLAVLGVSSAQLSVLSNASYIADVSISGNKLQINAKKAGRAGIRITDASGAIRYIGVRVKNADGSLPGMPDYVSIGSVSDDAKTAQDTWRNFGTAGKNTRVDVRYVYINGGACISDCWRKWTPEDGGRLSTYIRESKKLGQIPYFVWYNIPAGGESYFNDLTNIQTPLYMKTYFADLKFAIELANREAGDDLVGWILEPDFLGYMMQQSGKQPAEIMAFVDQAYEIGLLDRQRDPLFPNTVQGLVQAINYIFKTRANNAFYGWQFNVWGANGFVAEGLMHETDAKGIAGGRAVIAQKAKEIADYYLAAGVASHGAQFISIDKYGLDGGAPQKNNWLWNADHWNNYNFFTAELNRLTQKPIILWQLPVGHVNGTQGTNPYTNQPFAPLTGVDKSFEDTAPLYYFGDVFTPKSTVFNADYFKTNRSLDPKIKVNGDQVIWESHMDEAKKAGVISMMFGAGVGNSTDSVGVNGAITDDRWWLVKAQGYYQNGPVSLK encoded by the coding sequence ATGCATACAAAAGTTCGATTTGCCCCTCTAGCGCTTGTAGCGCTACTCAGTGCGAGTGTCTTTGCTGCCGAATGGACGCCAAGCAATTCATACCCCGCTAATAGTATGGTCACGTATCAAGGGGCTACTTTTAAAGCAAAATGGTGGAGCCAAGGAGAAATTCCAGGAGCAAGCCAATGGGGGGCATGGGAAAAAGTGATCGCTTCTGCGACACCGACTCCAAGTGCTAAGCCAACCGCTGCTGCATCGGTAACGCCAACACCAACACTAGTTCCTACGTTGGCGCCGACAGCGAAGCCTGTTCTGACACCGACTTCGACGCCTAAGCCAACATCGGTAGCAACATCATCACCAAAACCAAGCGCTGCACCCACTGCGGTACCGACGACCAAGCCCGTGTCGACTCCGACAGCAATTCCTAGCGCAACCCCGAAGCCAACGTTAATACCTACTTCATTGCCGACCACTCTGCCTACATTAGCACCGACTACACCAGTGCCTGTCGTTGGCGCACCGGCGAAAGCAACAATCCAATTTGATCTAGTTGGTAACAAACTAACGGTAATTTGGAATAAGTGGTATGGAGAAAGTGCAAGCAGTTGGGAGCTATATGAGAATGAAAAACTCATTAAAACAGCCACCATTGCGCCAAATGGGATGAATCCACAGAATATAAGTACTTTGATCGGAGATAAAAAAACTGGCTTGTATCGCTACAGAGTCAAGCTCATTAACTCGCAAGGCGCTACTCTGACAGACTCAATGACTGCGATTGTGGGTGATGCCAGTAAGATCACTATTGCCGATTGGGATACTGATGGCCAAGCACTGCAAGCTACGGTGCCACTAGGTAGTAGCAGTGTGGATCTTGCCGTTTTGGGCGTGAGTAGTGCCCAGCTTTCTGTTTTAAGCAATGCGTCTTACATCGCAGATGTCAGTATCAGTGGCAATAAATTGCAAATAAATGCGAAGAAGGCGGGCCGTGCTGGTATTCGAATTACTGATGCGAGTGGTGCTATTCGTTATATTGGTGTGAGAGTCAAAAATGCAGACGGTAGCTTGCCTGGAATGCCGGACTACGTATCGATTGGTTCGGTGTCCGACGACGCTAAAACAGCGCAAGATACATGGCGAAATTTTGGCACTGCCGGGAAGAATACGCGAGTTGATGTTCGTTATGTTTATATCAATGGCGGCGCATGTATAAGTGACTGCTGGCGAAAATGGACACCAGAAGATGGTGGACGTCTTTCTACGTATATTCGAGAGTCTAAAAAGCTCGGGCAGATACCCTACTTTGTTTGGTACAACATTCCAGCCGGTGGTGAAAGTTATTTCAATGATTTAACCAATATCCAGACGCCACTGTATATGAAAACATATTTTGCCGATCTGAAATTTGCAATTGAGCTTGCAAATCGTGAGGCGGGTGATGATTTGGTGGGTTGGATTTTAGAACCAGACTTCCTTGGTTATATGATGCAGCAATCAGGTAAGCAACCTGCTGAAATCATGGCATTTGTAGATCAAGCGTATGAAATTGGTTTGCTAGATCGACAGCGAGATCCGCTTTTCCCTAATACCGTCCAAGGGTTAGTGCAGGCGATTAATTATATATTCAAAACTCGAGCTAATAATGCATTCTATGGTTGGCAATTCAATGTGTGGGGCGCAAATGGCTTTGTTGCAGAAGGGTTAATGCACGAAACGGATGCAAAAGGGATTGCTGGTGGGCGAGCAGTGATTGCACAGAAAGCAAAAGAAATTGCTGATTACTACCTCGCAGCTGGTGTTGCAAGCCATGGTGCCCAGTTTATTTCGATTGATAAATATGGGCTTGATGGGGGGGCTCCTCAGAAGAACAATTGGCTTTGGAATGCAGATCATTGGAATAACTATAATTTCTTTACCGCTGAATTAAATCGACTGACTCAAAAGCCGATCATCTTATGGCAATTGCCTGTAGGCCATGTTAATGGTACGCAAGGAACCAATCCATATACTAATCAGCCATTTGCTCCTCTAACTGGGGTCGATAAATCATTTGAAGATACTGCGCCTTTATATTATTTCGGTGATGTATTTACACCAAAAAGTACTGTATTTAATGCTGATTACTTTAAGACTAATCGTTCTCTTGATCCAAAAATTAAAGTTAATGGTGATCAGGTTATTTGGGAGAGTCATATGGATGAAGCTAAGAAAGCAGGCGTAATCTCAATGATGTTTGGCGCTGGAGTTGGAAATAGTACTGATTCTGTTGGTGTCAACGGCGCCA